The following are encoded in a window of Streptomyces sp. SAT1 genomic DNA:
- the pcp gene encoding pyroglutamyl-peptidase I, producing the protein MTRVLVTGFAPFGGEQVNPSWQAASLLAAEPPAGLTVTAAELPCVFGAALDALRDAVRASAPDLVVCLGQAGGRPAVTVERVAVNIDDARIPDNAGAQPVDEPVIPGGPAAYFSTLPVKACVAALRAAGVPAAVSNTAGTFVCNHVAYGLGHLLATEFPGVRGGFVHVPWAPEQVTDGSAPALEPATVARGLRALLAAAASTPAGQDLRVTEGATH; encoded by the coding sequence GTCCTGGCAGGCCGCCTCGCTGCTGGCCGCCGAACCGCCCGCCGGCCTCACCGTCACCGCCGCCGAACTGCCCTGCGTCTTCGGCGCGGCCCTCGACGCGCTGCGGGACGCCGTGCGGGCGAGCGCCCCCGACCTCGTCGTGTGCCTGGGCCAGGCGGGCGGCCGGCCCGCCGTCACCGTCGAACGCGTCGCCGTGAACATCGACGACGCCCGCATCCCCGACAACGCCGGCGCCCAGCCCGTCGACGAACCCGTGATCCCCGGCGGCCCCGCCGCCTACTTCTCCACCCTCCCGGTGAAGGCGTGCGTGGCCGCCCTGCGCGCGGCCGGTGTCCCGGCCGCCGTCTCGAACACCGCGGGCACCTTCGTCTGCAACCACGTCGCCTACGGCCTCGGCCATCTGCTCGCCACCGAGTTCCCCGGGGTGCGCGGCGGCTTCGTGCACGTGCCCTGGGCGCCGGAGCAGGTCACCGACGGCTCCGCGCCCGCCCTGGAGCCCGCCACCGTGGCCCGCGGGCTGCGCGCCCTGCTGGCCGCCGCCGCGAGCACACCCGCCGGACAGGACCTGCGCGTCACCGAGGGGGCCACCCACTGA